The Patescibacteria group bacterium genome segment CCTTGAAAGAATTTGAAGGCCGTGTAATTGCGATTATTCAGCGCTTAGATGATGACGATGATAAATTAGTGGTAGCGGCTGACGGCGCAGAGTTTAGTGATGGAGAAATTGGGAGTCAAGTTGCATTTCAAGAAAAATATTTTAAGTCAAAAATTATTAGATAATGCCAAAAAAATTTACTCGTAAAACTGAAGATTTTATATGTAAGCATTGCAATGCTAAAGTAAAAGGCACGGGCTATACTAATCATTGCCCCAAGTGTCTTTGGAGCCGGCATGTTGATATTAATCCCGGAGACCGGGAAAATTCGTGCGGCGGGATGATGGAACCCGTGGCGGTTGAGAAAAATGGTGAGGAATTAGTTATTATTCATAGATGCGGGAAGTGCGGGGAGAAGAAGAGGAATAAAACAGTTGAAAATGATAATATGAATGCGGTAATCAGTTTGATGGCTGGTGGTGATTCGGAGCATAGTTAATAGAGTTAATAAATTGTTAATAGGGTTAATAATTTGGAGGTGGCTTTTTAATTTTTGAAAGATACAAAAGTTTGACAAAATTATAGGGTTAAACTAAGATAATAATTGCCAAATTTTGGCAGGAGGATAAACCGCAACCCAACACCAAAGGAGGAGCAAAATGGGGTTACCAGAAGAGATGCGGGTAGGAGATGCAGTACCCCCGGGATTTTTGTTTGTGGATGAGGACTATGAACCATTTTTTCCGGATGACATTTTGGATGAGCCTGGGGAATATAAGGTTTATGCAATTCCCTTGGAGCTTCTTGCTATATTGCCAGAAGAGGAAGTGCTTGATGCTTTGTATGATATGATTATAGGCGGTGGAGAAGACTTGGAATTAGAAGTGCCGCTCGGTTTAGCTTATTTTGATATTGATGAATATAAGCTTAGTCTTCCGGGCGAATTACTCCAAGACATTAGCGAGGGGATTTTCAAACAGATTAACATCCCCTTGTCATTAGAACAGCTTATTGCAGAGAGTCCAGGAGTGGCAGAGTTTCTAAAGAGTATTGCTGAGGGCGGTGGCGACTACGAGTACATAGTGGTCGAAGAGGCTGAAGAAGTTGGGGAATAATTTTTCATCATTTTGGGGCTTGCGTTGTTTAGCGGCCCCTTTTTCTTTTTCTGGTTTTTTAGGTTTTGGGTTAATGATAATCCACGACTTTCCCACTATATTATATTTTTGACGAGATTATGGTATAATAAAGGAAACTTATTAACTTTAAAGATAAAACCCATGAAAAAAAAGAATTATACCAACCCCAGAGTTATTTTGAGCAATAGAAAGTTTCTTAAAATAACCCTTTTTGCTTTAGTTATTATTACTTTAACTTTTAGTCAGGCGGTTTTTTTATTGAGCGCTCGAGCTCAGATGACTGCCCTGCCTCAAGATAAAGAGAGTGAAACAAAAACAGAGCAGGAGTCTTATGAAGAAAAAATCCTTTTCAAAAATCCCCTTAATGGCTCGTCAGCTGCCGGGCGCATTGTTTTGAGGGCGGGGGCAACTAAAGGAATTACTTTGGTGAAGTTCAATGCATTGAAAGGAGGCTTAGAAAAAAGTCTGGGAGCCGGAAGTTATAATTCAGCGGGAGACACTTGGGAATTTGGTCTTGATACTGCCAAAATGGAAAATGGAGATTACGATCTTAAAGCTATCGGTTCTGATGGTTTGGGGAACTATTATTATGATAAAATTTTCATTTCTATCAATAACCGGCAATCCGAGTCTCAATCACCCCAAGTAATCTTTAATTTGGTAGCCCCGAAGGAGCCAATCGTCTCCGGGAAAGTAGACTTAAGAGTGAAGTTAAGCCTTCCAGGAGACAATGTTGTTTTTAAGGTTATTCAGCCTTTGGAGCTAACATTCACTGGGAATAAGCTGGATCTAGGCACAACCTGGGGATTTGTTTGGGACACGGCTAAATATCAAGATGGTGATTATAAAATTGTTGCCCAAGCAGCAATTGGAAATCTCACTTATTTAAGTCAGGAGTTTAATTTAAGGGTTGATAATTTCGCCTTAATTAGAGAGAGCCTTCCGGCCTCAATAGCTTTTACTTTTGTTGACCCAAAATTTACTCAAGTCTCCCAAAAAGTTTGTTTTAAAGTGAAGACTGATACGCCGGTTGATAATTTAGTGATTAAAATTATTAATGCCAAAGAATCAACTTATCAAACAACATGGAATAAGCAGCTGTCGGCTTGGGAGGCCTGTTGGGAGACTCTAACTGGGCCTAATGGAGATTATCAGGTTATTGCCCGGGCCGGTCTTAATAATAGAACTTATGCCAGTCAAGCTTTAAGGCTGATTGTGAGTAATAAGCCCCAGCCCAAATCAGTCGGGCCTTCGCCTATTTATTATAAAATTATTATAAAATCACCAATTGAGGCAGAGATTGTTTCAAAAAAAGTTGATTTAAAAGCCGAAGTTAACGAGCCTTTGGATAAATTAGATTTTTATTTAGACAGTGATAAGACTTCAGAGATAGATTTAAAAATAAAAGCTGCCTCTAAAGATAATTTAATTTGGCAGGCTGCAGAGCTGGACATTTCTTATTTAGCTGATGGCAGTTATGCCCTGTATGCGCGGGGTTATAAGGGGGACAAAGTTTATCCGAGCGAACAAGTTTTTAGGTTAGAGATTAAAAATAAGGCAAGAGAAGAAAAAAAAGAAGAAGTTGAAATTACAAAGAGAGAAGGATTATTAAAAGAAACGATAAAAGAGGCAGAAAAACCTCAAGAACAAGTGGTCCCAAAAAATATGATTTGGATTATTGCGCCAACGTATGATGCGGTGCTTGCGGGTAAACACAGATTAAAAGCCGGCACTGAATTCGCGATTACGGCGGTAGAACTTTATTATTTTCAAGGAGGTTTGAAGAATCTGATAGCTTATCTTCCAGAAAAAGTTTTTGGTGAATGGCAGTATGAGTGGGATACGCGGTTGTTGGCAAATGGCGTGTATTATATTCAAGCCGTGGGCAAAGATAATTTTGGTAATAAACATTATTCTGGTCAAATTAAGGCTTTGATAAAAAATGAGTCTAAAGAGGCTGGGCCCAGTGGAGGCGAAACTAAAGGGGAGGTTAGTAGGGTAGTGGCTAAAGAAAAGCCGCAAGTTGCCCTGGTTGAACCGCTAGAGATTGAGGAGTTGCAGAGCGGCTATCGCGAGGCCGGGGAATATTTTTCGCCTATCTGTATTGAAGCAGGCGCTTTAACTAAAGAAGAATGTGATAAAATAATGAGTGAGAGAAGCCTTCTTGACCCGGAGTGTGGGATTCAAGGGATAACCGGTAAACAAGACTGCGAAGCTTATTTGCTGATTCAAACTTTGCCTCAAGAGTGTCAAAGCGCCGGAATTAAAATTAAAGAAAAATGCGATTATTTTATTCGGGAGAAATATAGTCAAATAGGCTATGAATCAGTTAAGGGATATATCGTGGGAACAGAGGTAGAGTATCAATATATAGGCGAGGAGCTGCCGGCAGTGTGTAAAAAAGCTAAAGTAGTCACAAAAAAGGAGTGCGATGCTATCTTAGAGGCCTTAAGTTTAGAGAAAGAATGTCGTTCAAAAGGCCTTACTACCCGCAGTGATTGCGATGAATATCTCCAAAAGGAGCAGTTGCCCAAGGAATGTCAAGAGAAAGGTATTTTTAGCGAACAAGAATGCGAACGTTTTGTTTTTAGCCTTTATGCGCCTAAAGAATGTCGGGAGGCGGGCATATTAGACAAAGAGAGCTGTGAAAAATATATATTTGAAAAACATTTGCCAGCCGAGTGCCGAGAGGCCAAGGCTTTAACAAAAACAGCTTGTGAAAAGTATTTGTTTGAGCAATACAAAAAACCAGCCCAAAAGCAATTATCATTTGATTGTGTTGAGGCTGGGATTATGAGTTTTGATGAATGTAAAGCCTTTATGCGTCAGAAATTTTTCCCCCAAGAGTGCAGGCGAGCAGGAATTACTGATGAGGCTATGTGTGAGTCATTTTTAGCCAAAAAGTTTTTGCCAAAAGAATGCCTAGATGCTGATTTAGTTGCTAGGGAGGCTTGTGATAGGATGTTGCGTGAAAAATATCTTAATGATAAATGTAAGGCCGCAGGGATTACTGGGTCTGAAGCTTGCGAAGACTTTCTTTTCAAAAAATATACTCCCCGAGTAGAATGTCAAGGTCTAGACCGTTGGCATTGTGAAGAGGTTTTGCGAAAGCGGTATTTAGGGGAGATTGTAGAAAAGAAGGAAAAGCAGAAAAAAACAGAAGAAGCACTTGAAGGGTATGTTGGTCAGGCAGTAGTTTTGCAACCAAAGGAGCCGGGAGTAGCCCTATCTCCTTTTGAGGAGGTGATACCCTTGGAAATTAAAGAAGAAACTACGGTTTTAGTTTTGCCTTCAGTGAGCGAAACAGTTTTGTCAGAGGACGAAGAAATAATTGTTACTCCTTCAGCAATTTTGGTTTTTGATGCTGATGCTGATGGTTTGCCTGATGATATTGAGGCCCGTCTAGGCACTGATGCTAACAATCCCGACAGTGACGGCGATGGTTATGAAGACGGCTTAGAAGTTAAACATAATTATAATCCTTTAGGTCCTGGTCGGCTGCAAAAAGAAGTTGCTCCGGTGGAGAAAGCCATAGCCAGTAAAGCTGTTTTAGAACAACCAAAAACTGCCGGCCATGAAAGCGGGGAATTAAAAATTAAGAAAATTGAGAATCTGGCAACCATTGAAGGCGCAGTTCAAGGAATGAAACTTTCTGGCCAAGGGACGCCAGGCCAAATTATTGCTTTATATATTTACAGTGACTTGGCAATAGTCGTGACTACCCAGGTAGATGAAAATAGTAATTGGAGTTATACTTTGAAGCAGCCGTTAGTTGATGGCTACCACGAGGTTTATGTCTCTTTGAACGACGATACGGGGAAAATTGTAGCTAAGAGCTCGCCGATTTCCTTCTTTATTAAAGAAGCCAAAGCGATTTCGCCGGGAGATTTTTTAAAGACTGAAGTACGTTCAGCAGATAAAACCAAGATTTCAATTTTGTATTATGTTGTCGGCGCTTTTGTTTTGATTATTATTGGCAGTATCTTGTTTATATTATTTATTAAACAAAAAAAGAAAGAAGAACCATCTTCCGGGAGCGGAACGAGCAGTGGTTCTTCGGTATAGATTTTTAGCTATGTCTAAAATTAAAGAATTCTTGATTAAAAATAAGGAGATTTTTCAGCTCGTCTATGGAGTTATTTTGGTTATTATCATTCCGATAATTATTGTAGTTAATACGCTCTTTGTTATTAACAAATACAGCACTACGATTGATACCTCTCTTCAACGTCGAGCCCTCCTTTTAGGCCGAGTTTTTTACGCCAGCGTTAAGGATAATCTTGATGATATTGAGTTTATTCAGAGACAGATTGATAAAGTTAAACAGATTGATTCAAGCATCTTAGACCTAAAATATCTAGTGCCCGAGCAAGATCAATACAAAATCGCGGCGGCTTCCAGCAAAGAAGAAATTGGCGAAGAGAATGATTTTTATCTTTACCACCTGGCTTGGCAACAACCAGACAAAGATGGTATCGTTACCGATTCTCACCAACTTTCTTCAACGAGTCTAAAAGAAGGCAAAGCCTTTTCTGAAGAAGAGCGGTTTTGGCTCGCGGCTATGCCTTTCAGTGATTACAAAAACAAAAAAGTCGGTTTGCTTTCGATGAGAGTGTCTTCGCAAATCGTTGATGATTTAGTAGTTTACAATCGGAACGCATCTATTATCATTTTAACCCTTTCAGTACTTTTTATCATTTTATTTTTATCAACTGCGGTTAGGCTTTGGGATTACGCTCTCCTTTACCGAAAGATCAAGGAAGTAGATAAAATGAAAGACGAGTTTATTTCTATTGCCTCGCACGAATTAAGGACGCCCCTAACTGCTATCAGGGGTTATGTGGAAATGATGCAAACTGGCACTTTAGGCAAAGTTAGCGCAAAATCTAAGAAAGCTCTTACTGTTATTTCTATTTCGGCTGACAGACTTGGTGATTTAGTTGAAGATTTATTAAATGTTTCACGGATTGAGCAAGGGCGTCTAGAGATGACAATTAAGCCGGCTCAGATTTCGCAAATAATTAATGAAATTATTGAGCAACTAAAGGTACAAGCCGAAGAAAAGGGATTATACCTAAAATATGAGGTTGCGAAAGACCTACCCAAAGTTTTAACTGATACTGATAAGCTTAAACAAATTCTAGTTAATTTGATTGGCAATGCTGTTAAGTATACTAAAAAAGGCGGAGTAACAGTTACAAGCTATGTGAATAAGGATGGAATAATGGAAATAAAAGTTGCGGATACGGGTATTGGGATGTCGCCAAAAGAAAAAGAGCGCCTTTTTGAGAAATTTTATCGAGTGAAAGGTGAACAGACTAAAAATATTCCCGGCACTGGTTTGGGGCTTTGGATAACTAAGAAATTAATCGAGTTGATGAAAGGCAAGATTTATGTTGAGAGCCTGGAGGGCGTTGGCACCCAGACGATTTTCACTTTGCCGATTGAGAAGAAATGAAATTTTAAAATTAAGTTAATCCACAACTTGCCCACTTGCATAATTTTTTATTAAGCGTAAAATAAGAAAAAGAATACAGAGTCAAAAGACCCTGTTTTATAACTTTTAAACTTAATCCTATGTTTGCATCACGAAGAAATTTTTTGTTTTTAGTGGGCATACTTATTTTTGCCCTGGTGGCAGTGGGCTGTATTAAAACTAATAGCGACGCAACTTCTGTAAAGCCGGGAAAACTGCCAGGTTCTTTGGGCAGCCTGCCAGCCGACGAAGAAAAAAGCGAGGAAGAAGTAGAATTACCAGATTTCACAACTGATGTGAATCTCGAGACCTTGGATCAGGTGGTTTTAAAAACAAATAGGGGCGATATCAGCTTAAAGCTTTTTCCGGAAGCTGCCCCAAAAACTGTAGCTAACTTTGTCCGTTTGGCTGAACAAGATTTTTATGATGGTGTTAAATTTCATCGAGTGATAAAGGATTTTATGCTCCAGGCAGGAGATCCTAATTCTAAGGACGATAATTGGAGCGATGACGGGCAGGGCGGTCCGGGTTATAAATTTGAGGATGAGATAAATCCCCGAAGCTTAGGTTTGACTGACGAGCAGATCTTAACCTTAGAACAGATTGGGTATGCCTACAACTATGAACTGGAATCACATAAAATGGTTCGCGGTAAACTTGCTATGGCAAATTCTGGCCCCAATACTAACGGAAGCCAGTTTTTTATTGTGACAGTTGAGGCCACCCCTTGGCTTGATGGCAGGCATACGGTGTTTGGCGAGGTGGTAGAGGGTATGGATATAGTTGATGCGATTGAGGCCGTAGCAACCAATGAGCAGGACCATCCTAAAGAAGATGTGGTGATTAAGGATATCGTTGTTGTGAGGACCGAACAGGGCGATGAAGGCGGAGAGGGCGAGGCGACTTCGACTGAAGAGACTGAAGCGACGAGTACAGAAGAAGAAACCTCTAATTGACTCTAATTAGCTCTAATATCTCGAATTAAAAAGAAACAGATTAAATAGCCCGATTTATCGGGCTCCAAGATATAAATATACCTAGCCCTGGAATTCCAGCCAAAGGATGGGTCAGCCACTGGCCGATATTCCTGGGCGATGGAGAAGTTAGGGTGATATAATAAAAAAAGCGCTGGCCAGGGGTCAGCGCAGAGAAGACTCGGAGTTTTTCAATTTCAATTTTCAACCCAGGCTACCTCTTCTATGGAGAGCCAACCTTCTTCTTTTGAAAGATAGGGGTCGCCGTAGATTGGTTCTTTGGTGTCCGGGCGACCAAGCCTTACCGTTCGTTCTTCCTGATTGAGGTTTAATACCTTATATCGGCCGCCATTGTAGAGAATAGCAATATCTCCAACACGAATCTCCAGTTCCCTTGCTAGGCGAAATTTCATTTTTCCCTCCTTAGTTTGGCGTGAGTTAGACAAGCAGAATTGGCATTTTTCTATCTTAATTCATTTAAACTACTTCGTCAATAGCAGATGATTCAGGTCCAAAATCTCACAAAAAAATTCAATGATATTACCGCAGTTAATGAGGCGTCGTTTGAAATTAGAGACGGCGAGGTTTTGGGTTTCTTGGGGCCAAACGCGGCTGGTAAGACTACTACCATGCGGATTATCACTGGTTTTATTGCCCCGACTTCCGGCACGGTTAAGGTGGGGGATTTGGATGTGCGGGAGAATAGTTTAGAAATTAGAAAAAAAATTGGTTATTTGCCAGAAAGCGTGCCTTTGTATGAGGACATGAAGGTTTATGAGTATTTGAAATTTATTGCCGAAGTGCGAAGCATCCCGGGAAATAAAGTTAAAACTAGGATTCGAGAGATGATTGAGGCCTGTGGTTTGCAAAAAGTTATTCGCCAGCAAGTTGGCGAGCTTTCTAAGGGTTATCGCCAACGGGTAGGCTTGGCCCAAGCCATGATTCATGAGCCGGAGATTTTAGTTTTAGACGAGCCCACCAGCGGACTTGACCCGAATCAAATTGCAGAAATTAGAAGTTTAATAAAAAAACTTGGCGAGCAAAAAACAGTAATTCTTTCAACCCATATTTTATCCGAAGTTCAAGCGACTTGCTCGCGGGTGGTAATTATTAATGATGGGAAGATTGTGGCTAGTGGGACAACAGAAGAGCTCCAACGTCAGGCAGCTGGCCAAGAAATGATATATATCAAATTTAAAGCTGAACCGCATTCGGTGCTGGAGCGTGTTAATGCTTTGGAAGAGGTATCAACCGTTGAAAGGGCCGACCAAGAGGACGAGTTGATTTTTGGTTACAAGGTTGAGGTGTCCGGCGGCCGGGATTTGCGGGAAGCATTGTTTAATTTGGCCGTTGCGAATGGGTGGAAGGTGCTGGAGATGAGAAGGGAGCGGGTGAGTTTGGAGGATGTGTTTAGAAAGTTAACCACTAATTAGCACGAATAGGTACACCCCGAACAACTTGCTTCGCTCGTATACCGGGCAAGTAAATAACACTAATCACAAATATGCTATTCGAGTTATTTGAGCTTATTCGAGAAAATTTGAGTTTAAGATTAGTGATTTGTGAAATTAGTGTACAGATTCATGAGGATTCGTTATGAACATCATCAAACCAATCTACAAGCGAGAACTCCGGTCGTATTTTAATTCCCCAATCGCCTATATTTTTATAGCCGTGTTTTTGATTGTGGGCAATTGGCTGTTTTTCCAGAATTTCTTTTTGATAAATCAGGCCTCTATGCGGAATTATTTTTCCCTGCTTCCTTGGATTTTTATGTTTCTGGCGCCAGCGATTACGATGCGGGCTTGGGCTGAAGAAAAGCACAGCGGCACTGACGAGCTTTTACTGACTTTGCCGGTTCGCGATTGGGAAGTGGTGTTAGCTAAATTTTTAGCGGCTTGGAGTTTTTTGGCAATGGCTTTACTGCTTTCTCTTTCTATTCCTTTTTCTATTGCCGGACTGGGCGCGTTTGACTGGGGACCGGTGATTGGCGGTTATGTTGGCGGGTTACTTTTGGGCGCGGCTTATTTGTCCCTGGGATTATTTATTTCATCTTTGACTCGCAATCAAATCATTGCTTTTATTTTAAGTTTAGCTTTTTGTTTTTTAATTTTTTTAATTGGGGCAAGCTTTGTTCTAGGCGCGGTTACTGGATTTTTCGGCTGGCTTTTTAGTTTTTTGGGCATCAGCTCGCATTTTTATAATATTGCTAGGGGCGTGTTGGATACTCGGGACGTGGTTTATTATGTTTGTTTTGCGGGGTTGTTTTTATGGTTGAATGTTAAAGCCGTGGAGAGCAGAAACTGGAGATAGCGGTAATAAATTATTCCAAATTATTCCCAAGCTCAAATTGTTCCAAATCAAATCCAAATATCAAATGTCAAATTCTATTTTTTGGATTTTGGGCTTTGAACTTGATTTGGTATAATTTGTAATTTGCAATTTGGATTATATAATATGAAGTTTTCAACCCAACAACGCACTAACGTTATCATTGCCACCCTCATCTTCATGGGGATTTTGATCGTGGTTAATATTTTATCTTACCAACTTTTTCATCGTTTTGATTTAACGGGTGAAAATGAGTTTAGTATTTCCAAGTCAACTAAAAGGATTTTAAAAGATTTAGATGACATCGTGACCATGAAAGCTTATTTTTCCGAAGAACTCCCGGCGGAGTTAATGCTGTTGCGTCAAGAAGTGAGCGATACTTTTGACGAATATAAAAATTATTCTGGCGGCAAGTTGAAAGTAGAATATGTTGATCCGGCAGAGGATACAGAGCTTGAGCAGGAAGTTCAGATGATAGGGATACCTCAGCTGCAGTTTAATATCCGCTCCAAGGATAAATTTGAATTACGCAACGGCTATCTGGGCTTGGCTATTATGTACGAGGACAGAAAAGAAATTATTCCGGTGATTCAAAGCACGCGCAATTTAGAATATGACTTAACTTCAGCCATTAAAAAAGTCATCAGGAGTGAAGAAATTAAGATTGGAATTTTAACTGGCCGGGGTATTTGGGATCTCCAGCAAGAGATGACAGTGGTTGGCCAGAGCCTTGGCAAGCAATACGAAGTAGAAGAGGTATCAATTACCAGTGGAGAGTTGATTGCTCCCGAGATTACTACCTTGATTATCCCTTCGCCCAAGGAAGAATTTACTGACAGGGAACTATATGTTATTGATCAATTTCTAATGAATGGCGGTAATTTATTTGTGGCTTTAGATAATGTTGTCGTTGACAATAATTTACAAACAAAACCAGTTAGCACTGGTTTGGAAAAGTTATTAAAACATTATGGCTTGGGCTTGGAACAGAGCTTAGTGCTTGATGTGTCTGCGGAAATGGTTTCTTTTTCCTCGGGTTTTGTGCAATTCTTTTCCCCTTATCCATATTGGCCCAAAATTACTCCAGCCGGATTTAATTCGGAAAGCGTGATTACAAGCAAGTTGGAGGCATTAGTTTTACCCTGGGCAGGCAATATC includes the following:
- a CDS encoding RNHCP domain-containing protein; translation: MMPKKFTRKTEDFICKHCNAKVKGTGYTNHCPKCLWSRHVDINPGDRENSCGGMMEPVAVEKNGEELVIIHRCGKCGEKKRNKTVENDNMNAVISLMAGGDSEHS
- a CDS encoding HAMP domain-containing histidine kinase encodes the protein MSKIKEFLIKNKEIFQLVYGVILVIIIPIIIVVNTLFVINKYSTTIDTSLQRRALLLGRVFYASVKDNLDDIEFIQRQIDKVKQIDSSILDLKYLVPEQDQYKIAAASSKEEIGEENDFYLYHLAWQQPDKDGIVTDSHQLSSTSLKEGKAFSEEERFWLAAMPFSDYKNKKVGLLSMRVSSQIVDDLVVYNRNASIIILTLSVLFIILFLSTAVRLWDYALLYRKIKEVDKMKDEFISIASHELRTPLTAIRGYVEMMQTGTLGKVSAKSKKALTVISISADRLGDLVEDLLNVSRIEQGRLEMTIKPAQISQIINEIIEQLKVQAEEKGLYLKYEVAKDLPKVLTDTDKLKQILVNLIGNAVKYTKKGGVTVTSYVNKDGIMEIKVADTGIGMSPKEKERLFEKFYRVKGEQTKNIPGTGLGLWITKKLIELMKGKIYVESLEGVGTQTIFTLPIEKK
- a CDS encoding peptidylprolyl isomerase; the encoded protein is MFASRRNFLFLVGILIFALVAVGCIKTNSDATSVKPGKLPGSLGSLPADEEKSEEEVELPDFTTDVNLETLDQVVLKTNRGDISLKLFPEAAPKTVANFVRLAEQDFYDGVKFHRVIKDFMLQAGDPNSKDDNWSDDGQGGPGYKFEDEINPRSLGLTDEQILTLEQIGYAYNYELESHKMVRGKLAMANSGPNTNGSQFFIVTVEATPWLDGRHTVFGEVVEGMDIVDAIEAVATNEQDHPKEDVVIKDIVVVRTEQGDEGGEGEATSTEETEATSTEEETSN
- a CDS encoding ABC transporter ATP-binding protein, whose amino-acid sequence is MIQVQNLTKKFNDITAVNEASFEIRDGEVLGFLGPNAAGKTTTMRIITGFIAPTSGTVKVGDLDVRENSLEIRKKIGYLPESVPLYEDMKVYEYLKFIAEVRSIPGNKVKTRIREMIEACGLQKVIRQQVGELSKGYRQRVGLAQAMIHEPEILVLDEPTSGLDPNQIAEIRSLIKKLGEQKTVILSTHILSEVQATCSRVVIINDGKIVASGTTEELQRQAAGQEMIYIKFKAEPHSVLERVNALEEVSTVERADQEDELIFGYKVEVSGGRDLREALFNLAVANGWKVLEMRRERVSLEDVFRKLTTN
- a CDS encoding ABC transporter permease produces the protein MNIIKPIYKRELRSYFNSPIAYIFIAVFLIVGNWLFFQNFFLINQASMRNYFSLLPWIFMFLAPAITMRAWAEEKHSGTDELLLTLPVRDWEVVLAKFLAAWSFLAMALLLSLSIPFSIAGLGAFDWGPVIGGYVGGLLLGAAYLSLGLFISSLTRNQIIAFILSLAFCFLIFLIGASFVLGAVTGFFGWLFSFLGISSHFYNIARGVLDTRDVVYYVCFAGLFLWLNVKAVESRNWR
- a CDS encoding GldG family protein — protein: MKFSTQQRTNVIIATLIFMGILIVVNILSYQLFHRFDLTGENEFSISKSTKRILKDLDDIVTMKAYFSEELPAELMLLRQEVSDTFDEYKNYSGGKLKVEYVDPAEDTELEQEVQMIGIPQLQFNIRSKDKFELRNGYLGLAIMYEDRKEIIPVIQSTRNLEYDLTSAIKKVIRSEEIKIGILTGRGIWDLQQEMTVVGQSLGKQYEVEEVSITSGELIAPEITTLIIPSPKEEFTDRELYVIDQFLMNGGNLFVALDNVVVDNNLQTKPVSTGLEKLLKHYGLGLEQSLVLDVSAEMVSFSSGFVQFFSPYPYWPKITPAGFNSESVITSKLEALVLPWAGNIKIDSGKLGNEQVIILAQTTNRSWKADYPPNLNPQQDFSPPSEGQPYPVAVLVSGKLESFYKGKEIPQKEMSEAAVEAVSEELKGSTDNARIVLVADGDFMHDNFIRRFPDDGVFFENVVDYLSLGEDLIGIRSRGVTDRTLQEISSSKRNAIKYGNIFGVTCIVVLFGMVRFWSRRKKRFADEL